A window of Dysidea avara chromosome 1, odDysAvar1.4, whole genome shotgun sequence genomic DNA:
TTATCAGTATACCTAATCCATCTATTATTATAGGATGTACAAAGAATACAGACAGAGATTGAACAGTTAAAGAAACTACAACATGATCACATAGTAACATATATTGGTACAACATACCGTGATAGAGTCATCTGTGTATTTATGACATATACACCAGGAGTGAGTACATGCTATGTaacattgtatgtatgtgtgtatagtgaGTCAGGTAATATGCTTTTATTAATCCCAGTTTTATTCTTTTTATAGCAATTCTGTTTATCTTATTCCTGAACTTATTCCCGCAGTAATTCCTGAATTCAAATTACATGTTTTTCTTCTGCGACTGTAAAATGCAAATGCTAGTAAGTATAAATCtcaaccagcgttgaaaccgggttgggTCACCCGGCTCATCCgagtcaaccgggtcacattttgtctgggtcatccaggtcagacccgctttaaaaattatccgggtctgacccagattggatcacgtgtgaAGCAAATTGTTTAGTTTGACGGTAGAGAAGTGTATAAACATGTCATAGTCAAGTCCTGATGCAACTCaccttctttcatgagccacgtcCACTTATCGGACAACTGCCTGCAACCGTACAtacagccacgcccatttattggtgatattaaagtctacaggtatgcacaaagccatgCTCATGGCTGCCTGctggcttatgtggagccacactcaCTAATCGATTGTTATTGTACAAGATAGGTTAAAGGCAatttttttgtgagccacgcctactttATATCGGAAATGTGTCATGCTTTTAAAAATTATGGTGTgttaggtatgcacaaagccacacctACTTGCAGAAATGTATCTTGCTTTTTGCAAACTTACGTGGAGTAATACCATTGTTAGTATAGACACCCTTGTGCTTAACGCGCTAGTCGGCACTCAAAATGTGACAGTTGATGCATGCCTCACTTTAAATTTATCCGGGTCAGTAGGTCATCCAGGTCaacagtagtgacccagtttcaacgctgatcTCAAccacaagatactctaataaatggtacttggtgactgttttattcaTAAATTTATATACTATATTAGAGTGTGTTGCTAGTAGTGTTCTAGAGGTGTCTCCAAGAGTGTATTTATTTTattgcatgtacatacagtatcttTCTGCCCTTAAACAACCAGAACAAGTTTCCATGCTGTTAATGGTCAGAACTGGGTGACCAAACTCCTTAATGATATCACTGCAATCAGCTGAAGTCAGCTGAAGTTTTGCTATAGAAAGGAGGAGATGACAACCACACCCCCTAATCTCTTGCACAGCTCAATTGAGATAAGCAGTGAAATCAATTAAGATAATCTAATAAAGTAATCAAAGTTTTATATGTATatcatactgtagctatacaaaaattttataaaaattttaattaatagAGAAGTAGGATTCTAGCAATAAAagttagtgaaacaagatatatgaatgatgataGTTATTGCTACATACTGTGTATAGCTatgtccctactttggcactgaacagaTGGTAACTTTCCAATGTAGACATTTTgccacatactgtagctactgtatcatacagtacaatagtactgcatagtagagaccgcaaaggagtaggcgtggcccatgtaaaaacatcacccaaaactagcctcacttttctcagatgacaatgaggcaaAACTAAATCCAAACAGGTATTCAGATCGGCCTAAAATCCTTTCAACAAATTGTTAcgggaattttaaaaaaacattatttaacagaattttctagcgactgactgactgactaactgaccgatgccttctgacaagcataactcgacaatggctaaggctatggcaGCACATAAGGTTCCTTTTGgaataccacagtatgtacaatgcattcgtcatggacttaccagtgtcctcctttgtgtcccattcatctttgctgacagcaaaaggtgttgatttgcggtagcacgtgatgacttcctttcgtaacagaaattgtctgtattttcatagCGTAATTTTGGAATCTGTCTATTATTTACATTAAAAAGTTAAACAATCTTGAGTAGttagtgcatgatattacattaatcacagtaagaagtgttgtatccctactgtgctcaagataccataatggaaatacacagtagggatataacactttttattgttttactgtgatttaaatcgtgcactactccagcttgtttcagtactttttatcgatatgctatggtccttactccggttgaaaattccaattttttatgTACTTGTGTACTAATAGTTACCATCATTtattattgctggaaccctacttcatcaTTAAATTATGTAATTTTAAATTGCActaattttttaatattttttttgcaaagcTACAGCATATATAGACGTGTGACTGTGATTGCTTAGATTGAGCTGTGCAATAGATTAGGGATGTGGTTGCCATGTCTTGTTTTATATAGCAAAGCTGGCTGATTGCAGCTATATTACTACTGGTTGTGGTCACCCAGTTCTGACCATTAAGGGAGTAGCTGATCATTTAAAGGTATATAGACATCTGATCATTTATGATTATAGGTGCAGCTAGCTACACTTATCTACACTCTCTTACAGTAGCTTAAGCGAAATAGTAATTATAATCTTTAAGAAAGTATAGTGATATGATAAATCAACTCTTTGGTATGATTTCCTTGCATGCATGAAGATGACCATGTCCTTGAAGTTAAAAGGAAAGGTAAAGCACAGAAGAGAGACACTCGTCAGAACCAGAAAAAGTGCATGATGCACattagtttgttattgtggcatgacTTAGTgactgtgtgctgcttcgtttgacTTCtaaccttgcaactgtggtcaggcagataggcagaccaaaaattggatttttggcaatttttttttgtaaaaactCAATAGTTAGCTTTGTGTATGTTTTCTTGTGTATTTGATGTTAGTCTATTCTGTAAGGCTGATGTTGTCACATGTTGTATGTTGTATGATGGTTGTTAATGGCTGCTAGGATTTTAGTGGCTGTTGATCATGTTGAAGGGGAGCTCTACCGAGCTTTACTGCCCTGTTtgataaaaaaaaattgaaactatTCCCGACTCTTTTTACAGCCTAGTATTCCCAACAATTATTCTCACCCTTAATTTTTGCTCCACTCATAGTTTTGTAAGAATATTACCTTATTTTCTGTTACAGTGTACATTACGTCAACAGTTGAGGGAACGCGGTCCAGTGAGTGAAGAGACTGCTAGGAAGTACACAAGACAATTATTGGAGGGAGTTAGTTACCTTCACAATAATGATATATTACATGGAGGAATTACCAGTTAGTGCTATTAGTAGTTTACTAACGTCATATGTTAATGTGTAGTGATACTGTTAAATCTTGCTGCTTAGTGAAATCATCTTTAATGGGACTGCTTCAATCATTATAGTAGCCAACTGGTGATGTCATGTTGGATATATGTACGCCTAACCTTAATACTTGTAAATAagtatagtgaccatgtcaagtaggtagTTAAGGTGTATTTCGTGaactcattaataagaccacctcattaaagtgactatgtcaagtaggtcccaaacatagccaaggtgtacttcatgacctcattaataagaccacctcattatagtgaccatgtcaagtaggtcccaaacatagctaaggtgtacttcatgacctcattaataagaccacttcattatagtgaccatgtcaagtaggtcccaaacacagctaaggtgtccTTCTTGAACTCATTAATAATACCACTTTATTATAgtaaccatgtcaagtaggtctcaaTTATACATCGTTAAGATGCATGTAGATAATGGTTTCATTAATAACATCACTTTATAGTGGTCATGTCAAATATTTCCTTCAACATGATAGACAATAATGAAATGCAGTGCAATAGGATGTTTAGTGAAGCCTATCATTGTTATTTTCATAACACATTGAGCTGATAAAGTGGTAGTGTGTAGTTGTGAGGTAACaaagtactgtatgtttagattTCCACAAGTCAATAGGTGatctttctaatagaacagtcacttatgtACAACTTTTAGTTAGCCCTACCACTCCAATATTACTATCCTTGTAGTACTTCACTATGAGAATCTGTTAATGTTCATGCCATAAAGTGGTCCATACCTCCTTCACTAGGTAGAAACATCATGATAGGCAGTGATGGTGATGTGCAGTTGGCAGAGTATGGACTATATGGACCATTACAAGTAGGTCTCACCTCATCAATAATTCACACTAGATAGTACTCACTATAGCCTATCAACACTACGAGGGAACGTTGGGGAGCTGATGACTTCTGGTGTTATGTGGCCCCTGAATTGATCAAGGGTGAAAGAGTACTAGTTAAGCTTAAGGCTGATATCTGGTAAGAGAGTTAATGGTACGTGCATACGTATGTAgtagtaattaattaattactgGGATAGGCTGATAATATCTCAGGGAGCTGAAACATTACAGTTTCATAGAAAAAATATGTGCAATAAAATTACTGTTATAATACTAAACTATGTATAAATACAATAAAGCAGGTCTAGCCTCAATTGTCAGCATCTTGAAAGTCAGCTTTAATTGTCTGGTAAGGATAGCAAACACTTCCATCATAAGAgagtaattatatatataaatttaaGGATCTTTATATTACACGCTCTGGACTACTTTGACATTCTACATACTTCCCACTGAAGCCATAGTACTGTTTACAGACTTCCTCTgcataaaatgtgaccagattttacataccaatccaaatcacatatcaggcaaaatcaaactaacaccaccaatTTTAAAGTTTATTTCTTGCCCACACCACTACTACCCACCCTTTgtccctttgtgagcactcatgatactactttgtTCATCAGATGTTCTTATTTGGTAGGAAACTCTCTCTCAAGTAGCTACAAGTCCTGTAAGATAATAGATTGATACATTGTTGTGTAAATTTCTTTGAATCCTTTTAAAACCGTTCaactcgaaacttctaatgtgtgatttggaacgtttttccaaaattcagttgCAAATTAATTTCCACATCTTAATCTGATTTGGTCATGCACTAATCCAAACCTTCACTGTAAGTGTAGCTCTTATAGTTGTAGTTGTGTTATTGTAGTATAGTTGCTAGACATTAGAAGATGCTTTGTATACACAGTGTAAATGTTTTATGTGCCATTCACATGATTAATGATGTCAGTGTACCTACTTGTGTACCTCACCAGGAGTATTGGATGTACTACAATGGAGATGTTGACTGGTCATCCTCCTTATCATGATTACAACTTAATGGCAGGAATATTTAAAGTAGTTACTGAGCCGATGGTAATTGACCTTCCTCCTCAGTGCTCTGATCATGCTAAGGATTTTTTACAGTCTTGCTTCATACAGTAAGGAGTATGTAATGTTGTTTGACTCTATAGTACTGTACATTGATTAATACCTGCATGGGTgaaaacccaactagtttgTATAATGTTGTTTTTGCAATTAATCACATGAAATACTGTagctaattctgttttttttttcatcgTAAAACAATTAACAATTTTCTTATGCAAAAATTATACAAAACTTTGTTTCTCGAAAGTATTTTTACACTGCTAACTAGAAAGTTTCCAAGCATTAAATGTGTTGACTACTGCATGCCTTTAGCTGATACTATGGGTATTGGCTATAACATTCAATTAAGGTAAAATAAGCATCAAGAATGTGGCTAAATTGTTGTTGTCCCACTGTAGCTACCAGTGctgcaaaagattgagatactgtaataaagTAGTCCCGTGAAATAATTTTGGTTCAGTGTAAAGCATGCGAATtgaaatcatatgaaaatatttcacgataattttattatgaattttttttacatgaaaatgGAGCATTTTATGGTGCAAGGTATGCTGCAAAAtggttttggaattatagtactAGACAGTTTGGGAAaagcaaggaaattgatttgtacagaaaATATACAGGTGCTTACTACAGGTGCAGCCATAATTTCAATTTGCATTTgtctacagagttgggattggcaagatatagttttaaccctgtagtcacttatgcatatatgtaccgtatatgaccgtatagaagcccgggtgtttatttcctataaatcatttttggcccagcgtttaaacgagaccggcgttaatttggacccgggcgtttatttcttactagccagtCGTTGAGAATGACAGttgccagtacaagtacctatGAAATAagaaatccatagcccatcacgtacataaacccatttggactcctctgctggatgaaacattggaagtcgggcggaaagatgacaatgaccacgataaatatgctatggccatcaccagaagagaaggcatagtcgaacaagacaagacatcttAAGACTGGCGACcagacatcactgtatagttagcagctgacacgagtttagaactccttcagtgcatatcattagcaccccggcgtttaaatgagccccggcgtttattatgacagtctcctagctgtacccggcatatatttgagcccctgcgtgtatttgagcccctgcgtgtatttgagcccggctttaatacggtcatatacggtatgaaggcagttttacTGAAGAAATCTTGTTTATGTCTACCACATTGTAACAAACAGACATTACACGCATACTGTttgggctacagaaatgaaataaAGATCGTTGAACTatccatgagcaggtgaatacgatgttgtatagttttaatcgatttgactcttccttctctgagtaatggctggataaaaacttgtgtattatttttctttgtaacatgtgtaatttacggtttttaaaagttttattaCTCTCAAATAcgtgcttgtgcaaactaggcaGATTTTTGCTGATACAATcacatgaggctgaaactttcaACAGtcgatatgtgaccagatttgtgaaaaggtacctttttcacacataaaatttgacccattttttcaaaTACCAAACGTTataacttttgtatcattgcaagcatgtgTCTGCAATTTTCCATGATTATGCCTACATTAGTTGGTaacattttgatacaaacagaaagtcaatcagtgcaaggagtcaacagttatgacattttgtttgctggtatgtcaaatgtgtggaaaaggtaccttttcgcaaatccggtcacatatgtttttCCCTCAAAGAAGTcataaaagaaaaagaaaaactagtttggtttttgctcagcaggtatATTATGTGTTTTAGTGTGGTGGTTTCTGTAGTGAGACAGTTTACAGAATATTTCATGTGCAGTTTCTTTTCACTGCACTTCTCTGTTATAATGAACTGCATTTATACAAGAGTTTATTGTGTACTGTTATTATTTGTTGTAATTGGTTATAAATAGTGAAATTCAAGACAGACCAACTGCATCAAAACTGCTGGAACATCACTTTGTGTAAAGAGATATTTTTATATCATGTATATATCTGTATTGATGTACATCAGATTGTAATGTGTTTATTTCACATCTTATACTCATCAGATATAATTTGCTGTGAAGACAGACCACTGTGCTCTATAAATATTCTAAGTGCACACTTCAAAGTGTATGTTTATAGAATAATACCGACAATTACACTATTGTTATGACTCAAAATGTATGCAAAAtatagctgaaattttaacagccCATTCATTTTCCCTCCAACAACAAAGAAATCATAAAACAAATCTTAAGTTCGAGAAAATGCAAACTAGTACTTAGCAGGTTACATATAATTAATGCTGCCCAGGTTCAGTCATGGGTGTTTTTCCTCAAACATTGCTATGAACCAGACCAAATAGTTCATTTGAATGGGTACCAGTCAAATTTCGAAATGGAGTTTTGTGGTGTTTACCTCCAACACGCGTTTCACAAAAATCTACTTGCTCTTTCACATCATAATCAAAATTGGATACAAGTTGTTTCAAACAAAGCTTTTTAAGGCTGTTCTCACCAAGGTGCCCATAGCGATTGTGCCAAAGCGTGCTTTGTCTATGGCGCTCAGTTGCTGGTGTTTAAAGTGTTTGCAATCCAAATAGTACAAGCTACGTACCTAGTTTATTAGCTACTGCTATAGGTTTGCCCCTTTTGTTCAGTATtctgctaattaaacaaaattaatttgccAGCTTCTGAGGCCTTGATTACACTTCGCAAATTGTATGCAAGTTGTGATACACAAAACATTATGTAAATGGAACCTTTAGGTCATCCCATTTGTAAATTTCAATTGTAACGTGACAATTTCTTTGCCTATTGCTTCTGTATTATAGGGTACGACCATCCCCTAAGGTTACTTCTTGTGGTTTCTTGAACTGGTCATTGTGTTCAAATAAGCTTTAGTTATTGCACATGACTGGTGGCTCCAGAATCAATTATCCAGTTGCTTTTAGATTCTGAATTAGCTGAGAGAGATTGAGTGACCACCAGTGCATCATCATCACTACTGCCTTGTTCCACTATGGCTATGTTAGGCTTGTGTTTTTCTCCTTTTTTGGTTTTGAAATCAGACTTTTCTTTCTTCTCATTTGTCAGCAGCAAACTTACAACAGTTACATTTAAAATGGCCTGGCTTTCCACAGTAGTGACAATTAAATGATGCTGACTCCCCTTTTTGTCAACAAATTTTGATTGTGATATTCGTGCTTTGTTATGATCTCCTTCAGTTTGCATTCTTCATGCAACAGGCGCTCTGTAACACTTTCCATATTTGGTGCATGCACAACCATTATATCAAAGGAATCTGGAAGGCTAGCCAGAAAATGTACTACACAATATTCTTCCAATACAGGATCTCCTACTACTGATAGGGTATCAAATATTTCAGTCAATGCTTTAATGTACCCTTGTACAGATCCTCCTTCCCTTAAACGATCGGTGAGAGTAGAGCTATATCGCAGTTCAAGTTTATTTTCCAAGGTTTTTTTCTGAAACTGGTCTGCCAATTTCTTCCAAACAACAATTGGATTTTCCAGCTCTCCAATAAGATAAGCAATGAATGATCAATAGCCAACACAATTATTGCTAGTGCGTGATCTGTTCTTGCCATAAATTCTGCATACTTTTCAGCATCTTGTACAGGAGCTACTTCAGTTCCACTCACAATGCCTTCTTTGATAAACACCATTCGACAATGTATTTTCCAAGTGGGGTATATAGTTAACCCAGTTTAATGGAACAATATAGATACAGCTGCTTTAGCCTCTGCCATGGTGCTTCAAACACTAATTGGAGAGACAGGAGTCTAGGACCATAACTTGTTGGATTTGATACCAGTTCAAACAAAACCACTAACCAGCAAACAACTTAATACAAAGCACAATAGAACAATATACAAAAAGTAAGTTATACTAACACTTCACACCTGAAGCTGTATTATTACCTAATGCATGATGAAAACTTACAAGACCAAGGTGTGCTATAAATGCAATGACCAAAAACCAAACTGTACAACTACTAAAAAGGTGTGCTAAAAATAAATATACAATAATAGTGTGTCACATAGtgtacaaaaaaaaaccaaaagTGTATTTACTCAACAAAATATGTtcaccatgagtaacttttatttGTGGTATATCTAACTTTACATTATAGCCTAGAATGAACTGTATATCAATGaatatgtcactaatatgagtcatttaataatgatgaggatgagtgttagtgttattagtgtatatcggatcgaTATCGgttaattctgttgcttaataatTATTGGCAGTTGGCTAATTTGGGTagcggtgcaacactaatttaTTGTTAGCTAACTTTatatcccacaatcaaaagtgagaggaggttttatatacaatttgaaaacttTATAAAATcaggtatgtttaaagtattaaaatacagtatgtaacaattattgtgaatatgtgtcacagatagattaatgtatgttattactagTAATAACTGACTCGTTAATTAttgtaaaaacaaacaaacaaatattttaTGACAAGAGTTAATTTTACAATGGATGGTTAAAATAACCATGATGGCAAGGCTATTTCAAACACTTAgctagaggttgaagagactAGTGCTGCACTGATAATCAGTTCAATAATTGGTATCAGGTcaatattggctactagctgaTTAATCGGTCTTAATTAAATCAAagccgatgttaatctccactgcgctGTGTAGCATAATGAtatgggggaggctagacataagttatttggcaattaattaagttatgtgttgatggtttagcagtgactacaagccattCCCATAATAAAACTGTCAGGTTATAAGCCAtgcccaacagtaaactgatgttttaggtttctatgtagtaccagtcACTTGTCTcagctgtatagcagtagtaaaatattcttaaaacctgtttaccatgagtaactttacttgtggtatatatcTAACTTTCCATTTTATAGCAAagagtataattataatgtggGAGATATGCCCTTGAtgttagcctagaatgagctgtatattaATGCAATGATTATGTCACTAaaatatgagtcatttaataatgatgaggatgagtgttaatgctattagtgtatatcggattgGTCATTTGGTATCGGCTGATCCTGTGTCTTAATATCGGATATCGGAATAATCGgttaatttggatatcggtacaACACTAGAAGAGACCATGCGACATCTGGGTAATACTAGTTAAAGTAAACAAGTACATCCTTGGATCATCACTACCAAAAAATCAATTGGTACCCAAAATTTGGGTCATTTATATACctatttgaatttacagtgtgaaGTGAAACTTGTACCAGTCACCATACTTCACAGTGAGTATTAAAACTGAAGTACATTagactacataattattatgcatacaTGCCATGAAGACAATTTAATATTGATTATACTTCATGTGCTGGGATTATACTATAAGTTGAGAGTCTTTGCTACCCTTTTATACATgcttgtgggaattatgctcaaaattttcatcattagtCTATTCAGAATTTCTCCAAAGAAGTGTCATATCTTAATTAGCTTTATTTTCGTTGTtcaataattttcgtatgcaaaatttgtatgaaaatttcttacacgaaaatttttactaagatcaaactactctaatagagcagtcattcacgtaaatcatacaaaaatatttttacacgaaattTTTATGTTTTGCACGGAAATAATTAAAGCTATTTACATTTTTTTAATATTACCCCAAAATTTTTATTCACTGGTAATTAAATATTACAGCAAGATTTTGAAACAGTAAAAACTGCGAAATCTAGCTGTTTCGATTCATCAGAAAAGTTAATTTTGCTACAGTAGCAAGATGCTTAGTGACTAGTATAATGAACTATTCCAcgctgattgttctattacagtaagtgactgctctattagagtatatcattaTGAATTTTGTTCATCCTGAGTTGAGTACATCAAGTCTTTTGAAATGTCTAGACAATGCTGCCTCTGCCAACTAGCTTCTAGAAACATTTTCTGGCAAAAGATTGTAAGGAGTGGAACACTCATTAGGTTAAGTAGCTGCTTATATCAGTTGTATCTTATGTATTGTTTTccctttccttgccatgcccacattggTTCCATTCGTGGTCCTATTTacggtcgcatgttgtccgaggactcacattttttgttgttggtctccatacacctactggggatttgacatccaTTATcttgccccacccctggggctttAATTTGACATGGCAGTTTGATaaaccaaaaattattttactagGTATAAATCAAACCCATATAATAAATCCCTCTTTTGAGGTGGAGACAAAGTTTggttttgacaagcttcttagccccagtactatggaatttgacactagactttgCCAAATCCCCTGTTTCCCCACCCTACCCAGGGGGTGGAACATGACATCGATACGTGCATTATTTGGGCATATTTCCTGCATTCTTACTTTGATACAATTCTACCTCTTGATTATGTTTctctgtttattattattaggaaTAGTAGTGCAACCGGACATAAACTACCAAAAAGCTAATTTCATGTTTTTATTTATCACTTCAGATCTACACTAGATATATATCTAATTCTGTTTTGTATCCTCATATATCTGTACCTATTTGTACACAGGTTACGATGGCAAAAACCACAATTGATTTTATGGTTTTTAGTTTTTTCGTATATAGTTTTGAGTTTGGaaataatttttgtaagtgATGAAAGCTCTCATTGGGCCCAACATTTTAGCAGTATATACCAGAATGTTTTAAAGAAAGTTACAGCAATACTATTTTGTGATTTCCATAGGGTTTTTAAAAAACGTATCTTCTGTCacatagttgaaaatttctGGAAGAAGATAGACTTGCCTAAAATTGGTAGTATGGGTTTTGTGATttttctttttagtttttgttttatggCATCGTGAACTCAGATTATGGATTTCTCAGTTACATTTGTGTTTAAAACTACTATTTATAAGTGTGCTCTGAGATACTGCAAATATGTATAACCACAATAAAGCAGTAAACTATGAAATACTATACATACAGTGAACATCGTAGAATCCATCTAGTTAAATATAGAATAAATGCGTACGGTCATTAAGTCATTTACGACGAGGTTCCATTCCAGCTAGTGTAAAGCACAGTGATGTCACTTTTGATATAGGTATTTCAACAACAATTGCAAACAGCACAGATAAGCTGTATGACACTACCACAGTGAATATCCACAACATGTTGAACACAGTATCTGTAAATATCAAACTTGTCTGAAGTGTTCCCATTATGTAATAGATAATGATCAAATGAAATAAGTATGCTCCATAAGACAACCGGACTAGTGGATCCCATCCAGGCCAAGACAGAACACTATTCACTGCTCCTGCACAGCCAGTGTTACAAAAAAAGATTACAATGGAAATGCCAATACTCCAAGCTAATCCTGAAAACATTAAGAAAGTTACATTCTCCCATTGGGTAAAAAGATGAGTGCCATTAAAGTCTTCAATAGTTCCAAACAAGGTTGTCCGACATATATACACAGCTAAAAGCCAAGAATACATGCATATTAAATACTTCAAAGAAGATTTAATTGGCAGATTGGCtatgctgtattttctgtaaaGAATGTAGCCTAACATAATACCAATTAAATATGGATTAGCTCTGAAGAATGGTTGATGTTGTAACCCTTGCACCTGGTCTTCACAGTGGGGTCTGGCATATACAGCAGCCCAGTAATCATTTTTGATAGTGACAATTCCAATAGTAGCTGTACATCCAGCTATGCAAATACAAATAAGAACTATTCCTATTAATGGTGCATAATATAGACTCAAAATAAATATTGGGGAGAAAATAAAGAGCTGCACATCAGTACCAATAAACCAAGTAGGGTTAAGGCAAATATCTCTAGGAGAAAGTTGGCTGTTAATAAAGAGTAAATTATGCCACCAGCTTGAGTGGCAGGCTATTGAATCTTGCAAATGCCACATGGGACCTTGTGAAAAATGCACAAACAATTTGTAATTCACAAAAGTGGCCAAGTAAAGC
This region includes:
- the LOC136252311 gene encoding mitogen-activated protein kinase kinase kinase 3-like; the encoded protein is MAVSAPPPHQYMKVLRKMSSKIIAVLPIDELLPYMVDKLSNSLLSHLNTINTSREDKVKYLLDNVEEGIKVGDTHQFDVLLQVMEEYAIRVNHNEVMKLIEDVRSLLVCDNDDDDVVTMPTPEGTDECSADNVRSQPTSVPMATVETQTTDDTDAVVPQNWTRGTKLMNDGYHKVFLCHDTNTGRHLMVKEICVSDNMNRDVQRIQTEIEQLKKLQHDHIVTYIGTTYRDRVICVFMTYTPGCTLRQQLRERGPVSEETARKYTRQLLEGVSYLHNNDILHGGITSRNIMIGSDGDVQLAEYGLYGPLQPINTTRERWGADDFWCYVAPELIKGERVLVKLKADIWSIGCTTMEMLTGHPPYHDYNLMAGIFKVVTEPMVIDLPPQCSDHAKDFLQSCFIHEIQDRPTASKLLEHHFV